From the Gramella sp. Hel_I_59 genome, one window contains:
- the uvrA gene encoding excinuclease ABC subunit UvrA — protein MAKFEDSIEVLGARVHNLKNIDVSIPREQLVVITGLSGSGKSSLAFDTIYAEGQRRYIETFSAYARQFLGSLERPDVDKIEGLSPVIAIEQKTTSKNPRSTVGTITEIYDFLRLLFARAGEAYSYKTGEKMVSYTDSQIKELILQDFKGKKVNILAPVIRSRKGHYRELFESIAKQGFIKVRADEKVVDIEKGMKLDRYKTHDIEIVVDRLKIEKKPEADKRLDESIKTAMYHGEDTLMILDQDSGEVRYFSRNLMCPTTGISYPNPEPNSFSFNSPKGACPNCNGIGTLYQVNIDKIIPEPKKSIKNGGLEPHGPQKKNWVFSQLELIAERFDFSLNDPINKIPKEALDMILYGGKEKFSKESKALGITRDFKIDFEGVASFIETTFKNNDSTSLRRWAKEYMDKVDCPECEGTRLKKEALYFRINDKNIAELANLDISDLADWFENIEAKLSAKQLQIGEEVVKEIRARIAFLVDVGLTYLNLNRGSKSLSGGEAQRIRLATQIGSQLVGVLYILDEPSIGLHQRDNEKLINSLESLRDIGNTVIVVEHDKDMIERADHVIDIGPRAGKFGGEIISEGPPSELLNHSTLTADYLSGKKAIAIPQKRRKGNGKSIELKGATGNNLKNVSIKIPLGKMIAVTGVSGSGKSTLINETLYPIMNAHYFNGVKVPKPYKTIKGLDHIDKVIDINQSPIGRTPRSNPATYTGVFSEVRNLFAKTPESLIRGYKPGRFSFNVKGGRCETCKGGGLRVIEMNFLPDVYVECETCQGKRFNRETLEIRYKGKSIADVLEMTINEATPFFENIPKIYRKLKTIQDVGLGYISLGQQSTTLSGGEAQRIKLATELSKRDTGNTFYILDEPTTGLHFEDIRVLMDVLNSLTDKGNTVLIIEHNMDVIKMADHIIDIGYEGGKGGGEVVAIGTPEQIIKNTKSYTARFLKKEMS, from the coding sequence ATGGCGAAATTTGAAGACAGTATCGAAGTATTAGGAGCTAGAGTTCACAATCTTAAGAATATAGATGTTTCCATACCCAGGGAACAGCTGGTTGTGATTACCGGTCTCTCGGGATCTGGTAAATCTTCACTCGCATTTGATACTATCTATGCTGAAGGACAGCGTAGATATATTGAAACTTTTTCTGCATATGCCCGCCAGTTCTTAGGAAGCCTGGAACGTCCAGATGTGGATAAAATTGAAGGTCTCTCTCCAGTGATCGCCATAGAACAGAAAACAACCAGTAAAAACCCTAGAAGTACTGTAGGAACGATCACAGAGATCTATGATTTTTTGAGATTATTGTTTGCCAGAGCCGGAGAAGCCTACAGTTACAAGACTGGTGAGAAAATGGTGAGCTATACAGACTCCCAGATCAAAGAACTCATCTTGCAGGATTTTAAGGGTAAAAAGGTAAATATTCTTGCACCAGTAATAAGAAGTAGAAAAGGTCACTACCGCGAATTGTTCGAATCCATTGCCAAGCAGGGATTTATAAAAGTTCGGGCAGATGAGAAAGTGGTGGATATTGAAAAAGGCATGAAGCTGGATCGATACAAGACTCATGATATTGAGATCGTTGTAGACCGCCTGAAAATTGAAAAAAAGCCTGAAGCAGATAAAAGACTTGATGAAAGTATCAAAACTGCTATGTATCATGGTGAGGATACTCTTATGATCCTCGATCAGGATAGTGGTGAAGTTCGATACTTTAGCAGGAATCTTATGTGTCCTACTACTGGAATAAGTTACCCTAATCCAGAGCCTAATAGTTTTTCTTTCAATTCGCCTAAAGGAGCCTGTCCTAATTGTAATGGGATAGGTACTTTGTATCAGGTGAATATTGACAAGATTATTCCGGAGCCTAAGAAATCCATTAAAAACGGAGGTCTGGAACCTCACGGGCCTCAAAAAAAGAACTGGGTATTTTCTCAACTTGAACTTATAGCTGAACGCTTTGATTTCAGTCTGAATGATCCTATCAATAAGATTCCGAAGGAAGCATTGGATATGATTCTATATGGAGGAAAAGAAAAATTCTCCAAGGAATCCAAGGCTTTAGGAATCACCCGGGATTTTAAGATCGATTTTGAAGGTGTCGCAAGCTTTATTGAAACAACCTTTAAGAACAACGATTCTACTTCTTTACGCAGATGGGCAAAAGAATACATGGACAAGGTAGATTGCCCCGAATGTGAAGGTACCAGATTAAAAAAGGAAGCATTATACTTCAGAATAAATGATAAAAATATTGCAGAACTTGCTAATCTTGATATTTCAGACCTTGCTGACTGGTTCGAAAATATCGAAGCGAAGCTTTCAGCAAAACAATTACAGATTGGTGAAGAAGTCGTAAAAGAAATACGCGCCCGTATCGCCTTTCTGGTAGATGTAGGTCTTACGTACCTTAATCTAAATCGTGGTTCCAAATCACTTTCAGGTGGGGAAGCACAACGTATAAGACTTGCTACACAGATTGGATCTCAACTGGTAGGTGTTTTGTACATTCTTGATGAACCAAGTATTGGACTGCATCAACGCGATAACGAAAAGCTGATCAATTCTCTGGAATCTTTGAGAGATATCGGGAATACTGTGATCGTTGTGGAGCATGACAAGGATATGATCGAAAGGGCAGATCACGTGATCGATATTGGACCACGTGCCGGGAAATTCGGTGGTGAGATCATTAGCGAAGGTCCTCCTTCAGAACTGCTGAATCATTCTACGTTAACCGCAGATTATTTGAGTGGTAAAAAGGCCATCGCCATTCCGCAGAAAAGACGAAAAGGTAACGGGAAGTCGATCGAATTAAAAGGTGCGACAGGAAATAACCTGAAGAATGTGAGTATCAAGATTCCGTTAGGAAAGATGATCGCGGTAACTGGTGTTTCGGGAAGTGGTAAATCCACTTTGATCAATGAGACCCTCTACCCTATTATGAATGCTCATTATTTTAATGGAGTTAAGGTTCCTAAACCTTACAAAACTATTAAAGGACTGGATCATATAGATAAGGTAATTGATATTAACCAAAGTCCTATTGGACGAACCCCGCGTTCTAATCCCGCTACATATACCGGCGTATTTTCTGAAGTGCGAAATCTTTTTGCCAAAACACCCGAATCACTAATTCGTGGTTATAAACCAGGAAGATTCAGTTTCAATGTAAAAGGCGGAAGATGTGAAACTTGTAAAGGTGGCGGACTTCGTGTGATCGAAATGAATTTCCTGCCAGATGTTTACGTAGAATGCGAAACATGCCAGGGGAAACGATTTAATCGTGAGACTCTGGAGATTCGATATAAGGGAAAATCTATCGCAGATGTGCTGGAAATGACCATCAATGAGGCTACTCCTTTCTTTGAGAACATTCCGAAAATCTACAGAAAACTAAAGACGATTCAAGATGTTGGACTGGGATATATTAGTCTAGGACAACAATCCACAACACTTTCTGGAGGGGAAGCCCAGAGAATTAAACTGGCGACTGAACTTTCCAAAAGAGATACCGGGAATACTTTTTATATCTTGGACGAGCCAACTACCGGTTTACATTTCGAAGATATCAGGGTTCTAATGGATGTCTTAAATTCGCTAACCGATAAAGGAAATACTGTCCTTATTATAGAACACAATATGGATGTGATTAAAATGGCAGATCATATCATCGATATAGGATACGAAGGCGGTAAAGGTGGCGGTGAAGTTGTCGCAATCGGCACCCCTGAACAAATAATTAAAAACACTAAAAGTTACACTGCTCGCTTCCTGAAGAAGGAAATGAGTTAA
- a CDS encoding LuxR C-terminal-related transcriptional regulator produces MQKKQLLIVSKNELLIQELVQGLSTMFDVSIEGSIHVAYHRVLNLLPDTIVFDKTSYRKPSDFKNLKNFKATHFLKRAHLAIYGSPLEIKMMAKRYKDLVDEYHSTATGLEQLVSRIARTAEQHKLNYWHECFMGLFHLMNQPVLLLEKDQIVNMNDVARNTFRTSEEMLDITDIVRPDTKNTIRECLRKFAKGKHMHATTETTLRITSQKLRNARITLSKLTPKIQDTYIMLIDFMGDEYSLRGNVGSTATEVENSLSMAKCMEEENFTRREKEIITLLCKGYKTKEISEALFISPKTIEKHRSSIIKRTNSDTILESIIYAINHNLVEMPKS; encoded by the coding sequence ATGCAGAAGAAACAATTACTTATTGTAAGTAAGAATGAATTGCTTATCCAGGAACTTGTTCAGGGTTTGAGCACTATGTTTGATGTTTCCATAGAAGGATCCATCCATGTAGCTTATCACAGGGTTCTTAACTTATTACCAGATACGATCGTTTTTGACAAAACTTCCTATCGTAAACCTTCAGATTTTAAGAATCTGAAAAACTTTAAAGCAACCCACTTTCTAAAAAGAGCACATCTTGCAATCTATGGAAGTCCGTTGGAAATTAAGATGATGGCAAAACGATACAAAGATCTTGTAGATGAGTATCATTCTACTGCCACAGGTTTAGAGCAATTGGTTTCTAGAATCGCTCGCACTGCAGAGCAACACAAACTTAATTACTGGCATGAATGCTTTATGGGACTTTTTCACTTAATGAATCAACCCGTGCTGCTTCTAGAGAAAGACCAGATAGTTAATATGAACGATGTCGCAAGAAATACATTCAGGACCAGTGAGGAAATGCTGGATATTACAGATATAGTGAGACCGGATACTAAAAATACCATACGGGAATGCTTACGCAAATTTGCAAAAGGTAAGCATATGCATGCTACAACTGAAACTACTCTCAGGATCACCAGTCAGAAGCTTAGAAATGCACGCATTACGCTTTCAAAACTGACTCCGAAAATTCAGGATACCTATATAATGCTAATCGATTTTATGGGTGATGAATATAGCCTTCGTGGGAACGTGGGTTCTACGGCTACGGAAGTTGAAAATTCTCTGTCGATGGCAAAATGTATGGAAGAGGAGAATTTCACGAGAAGAGAAAAAGAGATCATTACACTTTTATGTAAGGGCTATAAGACTAAGGAGATTTCAGAAGCACTATTTATAAGTCCGAAAACAATAGAGAAGCACAGATCGAGTATTATAAAAAGAACAAATTCAGATACGATCCTTGAAAGCATTATTTACGCTATCAATCACAACCTGGTTGAAATGCCTAAATCTTAA
- a CDS encoding alpha-ketoacid dehydrogenase subunit alpha/beta, translating to MQSETQTENSISFDEFKSQVIEDYKIAVTSRECSLLGRREVLTGKAKFGIFGDGKEVPQLAMAKAFKNGDFRSGYYRDQTFMMAIGALTPEQLFAGLYADTNLENEPMSAGRQMGGHFMTHSLDANGEWKNLMEQKNSSSDISPTAGQMPRLLGLAQASKIYRNVDGISAEKFTDNGNEVAWGTIGNASTSEGHFWETINAAGVLQVPMVMSVWDDEYGISVHARHQTTKENISEILKGFQRDEEHDGYEIIVVEGWNYPALVDAYEKASSIARAEHCPVLIHVQQLTQPQGHSTSGSHERYKSEDRLNWEKEHDCNVKFREWIIENNFSNAEDLEVMEKEIKKQVRTAKSNAWNNYLKPTLARKKQVVELLGKVAGNSSNGNFINSLKENIANDREPLKKDLISAARQTLRYTIGESSAEKDELLNWLSEFGEENKGEYSSHLYIEENTLTEVLPEYNEEADEVDARIILRDNFDQIFENHANALIFGEDAGEIGDVNQGLEGLQNKYGKFRVSDAGIREATILGQGIGMAMRGLRPIAEIQYLDYVMYCLQGMSDDLATLHYRTKGMQKAPLIVRTRGHRLEGIWHSGSQMAGILNLVRGMYVLVPRNMTKAAGFYNHLLALDTPALVIECLNGYRLKEKLPTNLKDIKTPIGVTETLKEGTDITLVSYGSTLRIVEEVAKELAQVDIDAEVIDVQSLLPFDINHDIVKSVQKTNRLLVIDEDVPGGASAYILQKVLDEQNAYRYLDSKPQTLSAKEHRPAYGTDGDYFSKPSAEDIFEKVYAIMHETNPNKYPKLR from the coding sequence ATGCAAAGCGAAACACAAACTGAAAATTCTATTTCTTTTGATGAATTCAAGTCTCAGGTAATTGAAGATTACAAAATTGCTGTCACCAGCAGAGAGTGTAGTCTTTTAGGTAGACGGGAAGTACTTACCGGTAAGGCGAAGTTCGGAATATTTGGAGATGGAAAGGAAGTACCTCAACTGGCGATGGCCAAAGCTTTCAAGAATGGTGATTTTAGATCGGGTTACTACCGCGATCAAACTTTTATGATGGCTATAGGCGCTCTTACTCCGGAGCAGTTGTTTGCCGGTTTATATGCTGATACGAATCTGGAAAATGAACCAATGTCTGCCGGAAGACAGATGGGTGGTCATTTTATGACGCATAGCCTCGATGCGAATGGAGAATGGAAAAACTTGATGGAACAAAAGAATTCCAGTTCAGATATTTCTCCTACTGCCGGGCAAATGCCGAGACTACTTGGTCTTGCTCAAGCATCCAAGATCTATAGAAATGTTGATGGAATTTCTGCTGAGAAATTTACAGATAATGGAAACGAAGTAGCATGGGGAACCATTGGGAATGCCAGTACAAGTGAAGGTCATTTCTGGGAAACCATTAATGCTGCCGGTGTTTTGCAGGTACCAATGGTGATGAGTGTCTGGGATGACGAGTATGGAATTTCTGTACACGCCAGGCATCAAACTACAAAAGAAAATATATCTGAAATCCTTAAAGGCTTTCAGCGTGATGAGGAACATGATGGTTATGAGATCATTGTGGTAGAAGGCTGGAATTATCCAGCTTTGGTAGATGCCTATGAAAAAGCATCGTCTATTGCACGTGCAGAGCATTGCCCGGTTCTCATCCATGTTCAGCAATTGACACAGCCCCAGGGTCACTCGACTTCTGGATCTCACGAGAGATATAAATCTGAAGACCGATTGAACTGGGAGAAGGAACATGATTGTAATGTGAAGTTCCGTGAGTGGATTATAGAAAATAATTTCTCCAATGCTGAAGATCTTGAGGTCATGGAGAAAGAGATCAAAAAACAGGTAAGAACAGCTAAAAGCAATGCCTGGAACAATTACTTAAAACCAACTCTGGCGAGAAAGAAGCAAGTTGTAGAACTTCTTGGTAAGGTAGCTGGCAATAGTTCTAACGGGAACTTTATCAATTCTCTCAAAGAGAATATTGCGAATGACAGAGAACCTTTGAAGAAAGATCTTATTTCTGCTGCAAGACAAACCTTGAGATATACAATCGGTGAATCTTCTGCTGAAAAAGATGAATTACTTAATTGGTTGAGTGAATTTGGAGAAGAAAATAAAGGTGAATATAGCTCACATTTATATATCGAAGAAAATACGTTAACAGAAGTATTGCCTGAATATAATGAGGAAGCAGATGAAGTGGATGCTCGGATTATCCTGAGAGACAATTTCGATCAGATCTTTGAAAATCATGCAAATGCTTTGATATTTGGTGAAGATGCAGGTGAAATTGGTGACGTAAACCAGGGTCTTGAAGGACTTCAGAATAAATATGGGAAATTCAGAGTTTCTGATGCCGGGATTAGAGAAGCAACTATTCTTGGACAGGGAATTGGAATGGCAATGAGAGGACTCCGTCCAATTGCAGAGATCCAGTATCTTGACTATGTAATGTATTGTCTTCAGGGAATGAGTGATGATCTTGCAACTTTACACTACAGAACTAAAGGAATGCAAAAGGCACCACTAATAGTTAGGACTAGGGGACATCGCCTGGAAGGTATTTGGCATAGTGGTTCGCAAATGGCCGGTATTCTTAATCTTGTAAGAGGAATGTACGTTCTTGTTCCTAGAAACATGACGAAAGCTGCTGGTTTCTACAATCACTTGCTTGCATTAGATACTCCAGCATTAGTTATTGAATGCCTAAACGGATATAGACTTAAAGAAAAGCTACCTACGAACCTAAAGGATATTAAAACGCCTATTGGAGTTACTGAAACTTTGAAGGAAGGTACAGATATTACTCTTGTTTCTTACGGTTCTACATTACGAATCGTTGAAGAAGTAGCAAAGGAATTGGCTCAGGTTGATATTGATGCCGAGGTGATAGATGTTCAGTCTTTATTACCTTTTGATATTAACCATGACATTGTAAAAAGTGTTCAGAAAACAAACCGACTACTGGTAATCGATGAAGATGTTCCTGGAGGAGCTTCAGCCTATATCCTGCAGAAAGTTCTTGATGAACAGAATGCATACAGATACCTGGACAGTAAACCGCAAACATTAAGCGCTAAAGAACATAGGCCAGCTTATGGTACAGACGGTGATTATTTCTCTAAACCATCTGCGGAAGATATTTTCGAAAAAGTGTATGCGATCATGCACGAAACGAATCCGAATAAATATCCGAAACTACGATAG
- a CDS encoding TIGR00730 family Rossman fold protein — MKAANSNKAWNEIRTNDSWAIFKIMGEFVNGYEKLSQIGPCVSIFGSARTKPDMKYYGLAEKVAKKIVDHGYGVITGGGPGIMEAGNKGAHLAGGTSVGLNIDLPFEQHDNPYIDNDKSLDFDYFFVRKVMFVKYSQGFVVMPGGFGTLDELFEAITLIQTHKIDKFPIILVGTEFWGGLVEWIKTTLLDSFQNISPADIDLVQVVDTEDEVIDILDKFYDEYNLSPNF; from the coding sequence ATGAAAGCAGCAAATAGCAATAAAGCCTGGAACGAGATAAGAACGAATGATTCCTGGGCGATTTTTAAGATAATGGGTGAATTCGTGAATGGATACGAGAAACTAAGCCAGATTGGACCTTGTGTTTCTATTTTTGGATCTGCACGAACTAAACCCGATATGAAATATTACGGACTGGCCGAAAAAGTGGCGAAAAAGATTGTTGACCATGGTTATGGCGTGATCACTGGTGGTGGTCCCGGGATTATGGAGGCTGGTAACAAAGGAGCTCACCTTGCCGGCGGTACATCTGTTGGACTTAATATCGATCTTCCTTTTGAGCAGCATGATAATCCATACATAGACAACGATAAAAGTCTTGATTTTGATTATTTCTTCGTTAGAAAGGTAATGTTCGTAAAATATTCCCAGGGTTTTGTTGTGATGCCTGGTGGTTTTGGTACGCTTGACGAATTGTTCGAGGCGATTACTCTAATTCAAACACATAAGATCGATAAGTTTCCGATTATTCTTGTAGGAACAGAATTCTGGGGAGGCCTTGTTGAATGGATTAAAACTACCCTTCTTGATAGTTTTCAAAATATTAGTCCTGCAGATATTGATCTGGTGCAGGTTGTAGATACTGAAGACGAAGTAATAGACATTCTGGATAAATTCTATGATGAATATAACTTAAGCCCGAATTTCTAA
- a CDS encoding metalloprotease: MKYLQCFFLVLLFPLWLSAQNAIKVNARLVDSLHTIKVDQQITFINTEERELVSIYLNDWNNAFSSKTSPLAKRFAEDFARRFHFARQEERGHTTIDSINSAEGSSLEWDRPGNIEDLVRVFLPEPLASGDSITLNLQYDLKIPDDKFTRFGRDGNGNYKLRYWYMTPAPLDNGWKLYSHKDLGTQYVSPYNIEIAIDIPTEYYAASALDLTRTQTRKGFKTIHFSGDQRVDSKMYLTNTYIFESLPANSNKVITNIRDEDIELENKTKLLSRTFSFLDDRLGSYPNENIFITQEDYLNSPIYGLNQLPGFIRPFPDGFQYDLKLFKTVTNYYLQNSVFINPRTEKWVTDAILVSLMIDYVDTYYPKMKLIGNLSDIIGIRWFHAADLEFNDQYQFLYMNVARMNIDQPLNTSQDSLVKFNKNIANAYKAGVGIKYLEEFLGDSTVSKSIGEFYKNYKLKSTSDDQFAEILQKNAGKDISWFFEDYVGSNTKIDFKIQKVTKREDDSLDVQIQNLRQNEMPISLYGLKDGKSIYKTWVEKVRDTKTVTIPRMDIERLALNYEAEIPEFNQRNNYKRVTTLLNKPIQFRLLQDIEDPRYNQIFFMPEFDFNLYDGISIGPKLYNKTVLSKTFNFSLSPKYGFGSETVVGSASFYNAHQFDNNDLYLIYYGIGGSRYSYGYDLFYQKYSPFLVFAFRNSYLRSNESQRLLIRNINVHRDQNPEDPLLQPDYNVLNVKYSYSNPNFLKHLTASFDYQLSDKFSKIAVTAEYRKLFTNNRQINLRFFGGTFLYNDARNNDYFSFALDRPTDYLFDYNYYGRSQGSGLFSQQIIVAEGGFKSQLQPEYANEWITTMNASTNIWKWIYAYGDVGIVKNRHENGKLLYDSGIRMSLVQDYFELFLPVYSNLGWEVAQENYDEKIRFIVSLDIGTIIKLFTRRWY; this comes from the coding sequence TTGAAATACCTTCAGTGTTTCTTTCTAGTCTTACTATTCCCGTTATGGCTTTCTGCACAAAATGCCATAAAGGTGAATGCCCGCCTGGTTGACAGTCTTCATACTATTAAAGTCGACCAGCAAATTACCTTTATTAATACTGAAGAGAGGGAACTGGTAAGTATTTACCTGAATGACTGGAACAATGCATTTAGTTCCAAGACTTCTCCGCTGGCGAAGAGGTTTGCTGAAGATTTTGCACGCCGATTTCATTTTGCCAGGCAGGAAGAACGTGGTCATACCACCATTGATTCTATTAATTCTGCTGAAGGATCCTCCCTGGAATGGGATCGTCCCGGCAATATTGAAGACCTCGTACGAGTATTTCTCCCAGAACCATTGGCCTCCGGAGATTCTATCACCTTAAATCTACAATACGACTTAAAAATCCCTGATGACAAATTCACCCGATTTGGTCGGGATGGTAATGGGAATTACAAATTGCGTTACTGGTACATGACTCCTGCTCCACTGGATAATGGGTGGAAACTCTATAGCCACAAGGATCTAGGTACCCAATATGTAAGTCCGTACAATATTGAGATCGCTATCGATATTCCTACTGAATATTATGCGGCTTCAGCATTAGACCTTACCCGCACCCAAACTAGAAAAGGTTTTAAGACCATTCATTTTAGCGGAGACCAACGCGTGGACAGCAAAATGTACCTGACCAATACTTATATTTTTGAATCTCTACCTGCAAACTCTAATAAAGTAATAACCAATATCCGTGATGAAGATATTGAGCTGGAAAACAAAACAAAGCTGCTCTCCCGAACTTTTAGTTTTCTTGATGATCGGCTGGGAAGCTATCCCAATGAAAATATCTTTATTACCCAGGAAGATTATCTGAACAGTCCTATTTATGGCCTGAACCAATTACCAGGTTTTATACGGCCATTTCCCGACGGATTTCAATATGATCTAAAACTATTCAAAACTGTAACTAATTACTATCTCCAGAACTCAGTTTTCATCAATCCAAGAACCGAAAAATGGGTGACCGATGCTATTCTGGTTTCATTAATGATCGATTACGTGGACACTTACTATCCCAAAATGAAACTTATTGGGAACTTAAGTGACATTATTGGAATTCGCTGGTTTCATGCTGCAGATCTTGAATTTAACGATCAATACCAGTTCCTGTACATGAACGTGGCCAGGATGAATATTGATCAGCCACTAAATACCAGCCAGGATTCGCTGGTCAAATTCAATAAGAATATCGCAAACGCCTATAAAGCTGGTGTTGGGATCAAATATCTTGAAGAGTTTCTAGGCGACTCGACGGTGTCGAAATCAATTGGTGAATTTTATAAGAATTATAAACTGAAATCTACTAGCGATGATCAGTTTGCAGAGATCCTTCAGAAAAATGCAGGGAAAGATATTTCATGGTTTTTTGAAGATTACGTAGGTAGCAATACTAAAATTGATTTTAAGATTCAGAAGGTAACAAAAAGAGAGGATGACTCTCTGGATGTTCAAATTCAGAATTTAAGGCAGAACGAAATGCCTATTAGTCTCTACGGACTTAAGGACGGAAAATCGATCTATAAGACCTGGGTCGAAAAGGTTCGGGATACCAAAACCGTTACTATACCCCGAATGGATATCGAAAGACTTGCTTTAAATTATGAAGCAGAGATCCCGGAGTTTAATCAAAGAAACAATTACAAGAGAGTAACCACGCTCCTCAATAAGCCTATACAATTCAGATTACTTCAGGATATTGAAGATCCAAGGTACAACCAGATCTTTTTTATGCCAGAATTTGATTTTAACCTGTATGATGGTATTTCCATTGGACCCAAACTTTATAACAAAACAGTCCTGAGCAAAACTTTCAACTTTTCCCTTTCTCCAAAATATGGTTTTGGCAGTGAAACTGTTGTTGGGTCGGCATCATTCTATAATGCCCATCAGTTCGATAATAATGACCTGTACCTTATCTATTATGGGATTGGTGGTTCACGGTATTCTTATGGATATGATCTATTCTACCAGAAGTACAGTCCCTTCCTGGTTTTCGCTTTCAGAAACTCATATTTAAGGAGTAATGAAAGTCAGCGTTTATTGATTAGAAACATTAATGTTCATCGGGATCAAAATCCTGAGGATCCACTCCTTCAGCCAGATTATAATGTCCTGAATGTAAAATACAGCTATAGCAATCCTAACTTTCTAAAGCATCTAACTGCATCTTTCGATTACCAGCTATCAGATAAGTTCAGTAAAATAGCGGTCACAGCAGAGTATAGAAAATTGTTCACCAATAACAGGCAAATCAATTTAAGATTCTTTGGAGGAACATTCTTATACAATGATGCCCGTAATAATGATTACTTCAGTTTTGCGCTGGATCGTCCTACAGATTATCTTTTTGACTATAATTACTACGGAAGAAGTCAGGGAAGCGGGTTGTTCAGCCAACAGATCATTGTTGCGGAAGGTGGCTTCAAATCTCAACTCCAACCGGAATATGCTAATGAATGGATTACCACTATGAACGCAAGTACCAATATCTGGAAATGGATCTACGCTTATGGTGATGTGGGCATTGTAAAGAATAGGCATGAGAATGGGAAATTACTTTACGATTCCGGTATACGTATGAGTCTGGTTCAGGATTATTTTGAACTGTTTCTTCCCGTTTACTCGAATCTTGGCTGGGAAGTAGCTCAGGAAAATTACGATGAAAAGATCAGGTTCATCGTCTCCCTTGATATTGGCACAATTATAAAGCTATTTACAAGACGCTGGTATTAA